The stretch of DNA TCTCATTTCATCATTAATACTTTTTACATTAATACATAAAAAAAACATTTCACAAAATATACAACACAAAACAATATGGAATACAGAACATTAGGAAACAGTGATTTAAAAGTTTCAGCGATCACTTTTGGAGCTTGGGCTGCAGGAGGCTGGATGTGGGGAAGCACGGACAGGAAAGAGGCTGTGGAAGCCATTAAAGCGTCTTACGAGGCTGGAGTAACCTCTATTGATACTGCTCCTATTTATGGACAGGGAACCAGTGAAGAGATTGTTGGAGAGGCAATTAAAGAATTCCCGCGTGATCAGGTTCAGATTCTTACCAAATTCGGAATGCGATGGGATCTGGAAAAAGGGGATTTTGCAATGAATAGTTATGATAATGAAGGTAATGCCATAGACATTTATAAGTACGCAGGAAAAGAAAGTATCATCTATGAATGTGAACAGAGCTTAAAAAGATTAGGAACCGACTATATCGATTTATATCAGATTCATTGGCCTGATTCTACCACGCCTATTGTTGAAACGTTTGAAGCTGTTTCCAGATTGATAGAACAAGGAAAGGTGCGTTTTGCGGGGGTATGTAATTATACAGCGTCACAAATGCAGCAGGCTGAAAGGTCAGTTCCTTTGGTATCAAACCAGATTCCTTTCAGTATGGTCAACCGTGGGATTGAAGGAGAAACAGTTCCTTATTGCATCGAACATAACAAATCGATTTTGGCTTACAGCCCATTGGAAAGAGGTTTGCTGACGGGGAAAATTCATCCGGGATACGAATTTAAACATGGAGATCACAGGGCTAATCTGCCTCATTTTCAACCTGAGTTTGTTAAAAAAACAAATGATCTTTTAGACAAAATAAAACCTATTGCTGACAGGCATGATGCCAGTTTGGGACAATTGGTATTAAGGTGGACTATCGAAAGACCCGGAATTACTGTTGCCTTAGCCGGAGCAAGAAATGCAGAACAGGCCGTTCAGAACGCTGAAGCCATTTATATCAAATTAAGTAATGAAGAGCTGAGAACAATTGATGAACTGGTGAATGTTTTTTAGGGATTAGGGATTAGGGATTAGGGATTAGGGATTAGGGATTAGGGACAAAATTACAGATTATCGAATATAGTAAGTCTTTCTTCTCTACCCTCATTTCATCATTAATACTTTTTACATGAATACGCCAGTACATTCATAAATACATTTTACAACAAAATACAAAATAAAAACATGGAACAGGAAAAATTAGGATTTATAGGATTGGGGAATATGGGACACCCTATGGCCAAAAACTTAGAAAAGGCAGGGTTTCCGCTTTCTGTATATAACAGGACGATTGAGAAAGCTGAGGATTTCAAGGCAAAATCAGCAGTATTCAATACTGTTTCAGAATTGGTTAAAAACAGTGATGTTATTTTTACCATGCTGACTAATGATGCAGCTGTAAGAGCAGTGTATGAAGAAATTTTCTCTACAGATATTCATGGAAAATTGTTTGTCGATATGAGTACGATTTCTCCTGAAGCAAGCAATGATATTGCCTCTGCTGTTAAAATAAAAGAAGCA from Chryseobacterium piperi encodes:
- a CDS encoding aldo/keto reductase; this translates as MEYRTLGNSDLKVSAITFGAWAAGGWMWGSTDRKEAVEAIKASYEAGVTSIDTAPIYGQGTSEEIVGEAIKEFPRDQVQILTKFGMRWDLEKGDFAMNSYDNEGNAIDIYKYAGKESIIYECEQSLKRLGTDYIDLYQIHWPDSTTPIVETFEAVSRLIEQGKVRFAGVCNYTASQMQQAERSVPLVSNQIPFSMVNRGIEGETVPYCIEHNKSILAYSPLERGLLTGKIHPGYEFKHGDHRANLPHFQPEFVKKTNDLLDKIKPIADRHDASLGQLVLRWTIERPGITVALAGARNAEQAVQNAEAIYIKLSNEELRTIDELVNVF